The Oenanthe melanoleuca isolate GR-GAL-2019-014 chromosome 15, OMel1.0, whole genome shotgun sequence genome contains a region encoding:
- the TESC gene encoding calcineurin B homologous protein 3 isoform X1, whose translation MGSAHSVPAEMRELADRTGFTSEQIEHLHRRFKQLSQDQLTIRKENFDSIPDLEFNPIRAKIVHAFFDKRNLRQESDGLADEINFEDFLTIMSYFRPIEMNMDEEQLDRFRKEKLKFLFHMYDSDHDGKITLQEYRNVVEELLSGNPHLEKESARSIADGAMMEAASICVGQMVGARAGGCSPALPWPHRARTRCTRASPSRISLRCGRASTSRPRCTCASSTWTPSLTATEEGQQQEEEEEEEEEEEEEEEEEAPAAAAPCPGTWLPAPWLCPTRVADPRWGCPLLSRNIRGFYL comes from the exons TCACCTCAGAGCAGATCGAGCACCTGCACCGGCGCTTCAAGCAGCTGAGCCAGGACCAGCTGACCATCAG gaaggagaaCTTCGACAGCATTCCCGACCTGGAGTTCAACCCCATCCGGGCGAAAATCGTCCACGCCTTTTTTGACAAGCG GAACCTGCGGCAGGAGTCGGACGGGCTGGCGGATGAGATCAACTTCGAGGATTTCCTGACCATCATGTCCTACTTCAGACCCATCGAGATGAACATGGACGAGGAGCAGCTGGATCGCTTCCGCAAGGAGAAGCTGAAAT tcCTGTTCCACATGTACGACTCGGACCACGACGGCAAGATCACGCTGCAGGAGTACAGAAAT gtggtggaggagctgctgtcaggGAACCCCCACCTGGAGAAGGAGTCAGCTCGCTCCATCGCCGACGGGGCCATGATGGAGGCAGCCAGCATCTGTGTGGGACAAATGGTGGgagcccgggctgggggctgctcccctgctctgccctggccccaCAG GGCCCGGACCAGGTGTACGAGGGCATCACCTTCGAGGATTTCCTTAAG ATGTGGCAGGGCATCGACATCGAGACCAAGATGCACGTGCGCTTCCTCAACGTGGACACCATCGCTCACTGCTActgaggaggggcagcagcaggaggaggaggaggaggaggaggaggaggaggaggaggaggaggaggaagaggccccagcagcagcagctccatgtcctggcacctggctcccagctccatGGCTCTGCCCCACCCGTGTGGCTGATCCACGCTGGGGCTGCCCTCTGCTCTCTAGAAACATCAGAGGCTTTtatctgtaa
- the TESC gene encoding calcineurin B homologous protein 3 isoform X2, whose translation MGSAHSVPAEMRELADRTGFTSEQIEHLHRRFKQLSQDQLTIRKENFDSIPDLEFNPIRAKIVHAFFDKRPIEMNMDEEQLDRFRKEKLKFLFHMYDSDHDGKITLQEYRNVVEELLSGNPHLEKESARSIADGAMMEAASICVGQMVGARAGGCSPALPWPHRARTRCTRASPSRISLRCGRASTSRPRCTCASSTWTPSLTATEEGQQQEEEEEEEEEEEEEEEEEAPAAAAPCPGTWLPAPWLCPTRVADPRWGCPLLSRNIRGFYL comes from the exons TCACCTCAGAGCAGATCGAGCACCTGCACCGGCGCTTCAAGCAGCTGAGCCAGGACCAGCTGACCATCAG gaaggagaaCTTCGACAGCATTCCCGACCTGGAGTTCAACCCCATCCGGGCGAAAATCGTCCACGCCTTTTTTGACAAGCG ACCCATCGAGATGAACATGGACGAGGAGCAGCTGGATCGCTTCCGCAAGGAGAAGCTGAAAT tcCTGTTCCACATGTACGACTCGGACCACGACGGCAAGATCACGCTGCAGGAGTACAGAAAT gtggtggaggagctgctgtcaggGAACCCCCACCTGGAGAAGGAGTCAGCTCGCTCCATCGCCGACGGGGCCATGATGGAGGCAGCCAGCATCTGTGTGGGACAAATGGTGGgagcccgggctgggggctgctcccctgctctgccctggccccaCAG GGCCCGGACCAGGTGTACGAGGGCATCACCTTCGAGGATTTCCTTAAG ATGTGGCAGGGCATCGACATCGAGACCAAGATGCACGTGCGCTTCCTCAACGTGGACACCATCGCTCACTGCTActgaggaggggcagcagcaggaggaggaggaggaggaggaggaggaggaggaggaggaggaggaggaagaggccccagcagcagcagctccatgtcctggcacctggctcccagctccatGGCTCTGCCCCACCCGTGTGGCTGATCCACGCTGGGGCTGCCCTCTGCTCTCTAGAAACATCAGAGGCTTTtatctgtaa
- the TESC gene encoding calcineurin B homologous protein 3 isoform X4 translates to MGSAHSVPAEMRELADRTGFTSEQIEHLHRRFKQLSQDQLTIRKENFDSIPDLEFNPIRAKIVHAFFDKRPIEMNMDEEQLDRFRKEKLKFLFHMYDSDHDGKITLQEYRNVVEELLSGNPHLEKESARSIADGAMMEAASICVGQMGPDQVYEGITFEDFLKMWQGIDIETKMHVRFLNVDTIAHCY, encoded by the exons TCACCTCAGAGCAGATCGAGCACCTGCACCGGCGCTTCAAGCAGCTGAGCCAGGACCAGCTGACCATCAG gaaggagaaCTTCGACAGCATTCCCGACCTGGAGTTCAACCCCATCCGGGCGAAAATCGTCCACGCCTTTTTTGACAAGCG ACCCATCGAGATGAACATGGACGAGGAGCAGCTGGATCGCTTCCGCAAGGAGAAGCTGAAAT tcCTGTTCCACATGTACGACTCGGACCACGACGGCAAGATCACGCTGCAGGAGTACAGAAAT gtggtggaggagctgctgtcaggGAACCCCCACCTGGAGAAGGAGTCAGCTCGCTCCATCGCCGACGGGGCCATGATGGAGGCAGCCAGCATCTGTGTGGGACAAATG GGCCCGGACCAGGTGTACGAGGGCATCACCTTCGAGGATTTCCTTAAG ATGTGGCAGGGCATCGACATCGAGACCAAGATGCACGTGCGCTTCCTCAACGTGGACACCATCGCTCACTGCTActga
- the TESC gene encoding calcineurin B homologous protein 3 isoform X3, whose product MGSAHSVPAEMRELADRTGFTSEQIEHLHRRFKQLSQDQLTIRKENFDSIPDLEFNPIRAKIVHAFFDKRNLRQESDGLADEINFEDFLTIMSYFRPIEMNMDEEQLDRFRKEKLKFLFHMYDSDHDGKITLQEYRNVVEELLSGNPHLEKESARSIADGAMMEAASICVGQMGPDQVYEGITFEDFLKMWQGIDIETKMHVRFLNVDTIAHCY is encoded by the exons TCACCTCAGAGCAGATCGAGCACCTGCACCGGCGCTTCAAGCAGCTGAGCCAGGACCAGCTGACCATCAG gaaggagaaCTTCGACAGCATTCCCGACCTGGAGTTCAACCCCATCCGGGCGAAAATCGTCCACGCCTTTTTTGACAAGCG GAACCTGCGGCAGGAGTCGGACGGGCTGGCGGATGAGATCAACTTCGAGGATTTCCTGACCATCATGTCCTACTTCAGACCCATCGAGATGAACATGGACGAGGAGCAGCTGGATCGCTTCCGCAAGGAGAAGCTGAAAT tcCTGTTCCACATGTACGACTCGGACCACGACGGCAAGATCACGCTGCAGGAGTACAGAAAT gtggtggaggagctgctgtcaggGAACCCCCACCTGGAGAAGGAGTCAGCTCGCTCCATCGCCGACGGGGCCATGATGGAGGCAGCCAGCATCTGTGTGGGACAAATG GGCCCGGACCAGGTGTACGAGGGCATCACCTTCGAGGATTTCCTTAAG ATGTGGCAGGGCATCGACATCGAGACCAAGATGCACGTGCGCTTCCTCAACGTGGACACCATCGCTCACTGCTActga